The DNA region CAGCTTTGAAACGTCATTGCAGCAGCTGGAGCAGATTGTCAGCCGTCTGGAAAGTGGTGAACTGCCGCTGGAAGAAGCCCTGAATGAGTTTGAGCGCGGCGTTCAGCTGGCGCGCACCGGCCAGCAGACGCTGCAGCAGGCTGAACAGCGCGTCCGTATTCTGCTGAACGACGACAAAGACGCCGATCTCACTGCTTTCACGCCGGAAAACAACTAATGGATTTTGCCCGCTTACTCGACGATCGTCAGCAGCAGGTTAACGCCGCGCTGACGCGTTTTATAGAGCCACTTCCTTTTCAGAGTTCTCCTCTGGTGAATGCCATGCATTATGGGGCATTATTAGGCGGTAAACGCCTGCGTCCTTTTCTGGTCTACGCTACCGGCGAAATGCTCCACGCCGATCCGGCGAGTCTGGATGCGCCCGCTGCCGCGGTTGAATGCATTCATGCGTACTCTCTGATTCATGACGATCTCCCTGCGATGGATGATGATGCACTGCGTCGCGGGCAGCCAACCTGTCACATTAAATATGGCGAAGACACCGCGATTCTGGCGGGCGACGCCCTGCAGACGCTGGCCTTTTCTATTCTGGCCGATGAAGCGA from Pantoea deleyi includes:
- the xseB gene encoding exodeoxyribonuclease VII small subunit, with the translated sequence MPKKAEQPASFETSLQQLEQIVSRLESGELPLEEALNEFERGVQLARTGQQTLQQAEQRVRILLNDDKDADLTAFTPENN